The following coding sequences lie in one Glycine max cultivar Williams 82 chromosome 19, Glycine_max_v4.0, whole genome shotgun sequence genomic window:
- the LOC100780795 gene encoding phenolic glucoside malonyltransferase 1-like, with protein sequence MSRIKSISFLAMEKATRVKILEICLVSPPQEKTTTQTSLSLTFFELLWLRLPPVERLFFYEFPNQTISFFDTILPNLKHSLSLTLQHFLPFAGSIIWPLDSPHPIINYVPGNAVSLTIAESNTDFNMLCSNICDASLRHPLIPHLANSHEQASVMALQVTLFPNHGFSLGIATHHAAMDGKASTLFLKAWAYACSNNNNNLIGESFSSPLLSLPQHLTPFYDRSTIRDTSGIGADYLSAWLHYGGDNNSRSMKVLDQFGGGVNATTKEAIRWSFELTSSNIQKLKHHAQSKLKEENAHFSTFSVTCAYVLQCLVKADKPKANGVAFLFSVDCRSRLEPPLPSTYVGSCIIGHKVLYETKNLSGDDDFINALKGIKEALQKLENEVLSGATTLAEKVQMRMNNKIFTVGGSPRFEVYSIDFGWGRPKKVDVTSIGPTGGFFISESRNDSGGIEITLVLYKQEMESFMTHFAEGLESL encoded by the coding sequence ATGTCAAGGATCAAATCAATTAGTTTCTTAGCCATGGAGAAAGCAACAAGAGTGAAAATACTTGAAATTTGCCTTGTGTCACCACCACAGGAAAAAACGACAACACAAACATCTTTGTCTCTCACATTCTTTGAGTTACTATGGCTGAGGCTTCCCCCAGTTGAGCGTCTTTTCTTCTATGAATTCCCCAACCAAACCATTTCATTCTTCGACACCATTCTTCCAAATCTCAAACACTCTCTTTCCCTCACACTCCAACACTTTCTACCTTTTGCTGGCTCCATCATTTGGCCCCTTGACTCACCCCACCCCATCATCAACTATGTCCCTGGCAATGCCGTTTCCCTCACCATAGCTGAGTCCAACACTGACTTCAACATGCTTTGTTCCAATATCTGTGATGCTTCTCTACGCCATCCCTTGATACCCCATTTGGCCAATTCACACGAACAAGCTTCTGTGATGGCCCTCCAAGTTACCCTTTTTCCAAACCATGGCTTTTCTCTTGGAATAGCCACACACCATGCAGCTATGGATGGAAAAGCCTCAACTTTGTTTCTCAAAGCATGGGCCTATGCTTgctccaataataataataacctcaTTGGAGAATCATTCTCATCACCTTTGTTGTCATTACCACAACATCTCACACCCTTCTATGATAGGTCAACGATAAGAGACACTTCAGGGATTGGTGCAGATTATTTGTCTGCTTGGTTGCACTATGGTGGAGATAATAATAGTAGGAGCATGAAGGTGTTGGATCAATTCGGTGGTGGTGTAAATGCAACGACAAAAGAAGCAATCAGATGGTCGTTTGAATTAACCTCATCGAACATCCAAAAGCTCAAGCATCATGCACAATCCAAGCTCAAAGAAGAGAATGCTCACTTTTCAACATTTTCGGTTACATGTGCTTATGTGTTGCAATGTTTGGTCAAAGCAGACAAACCAAAGGCCAATGGAGTGGCTTTTTTGTTCAGTGTGGATTGCAGGTCTCGCTTGGAGCCACCTCTTCCATCAACATATGTTGGAAGCTGCATTATTGGCCATAAGGTTCTGTATGAAACAAAGAATTTGTCAGGGGATGATGATTTCATCAATGCTCTCAAGGGGATAAAAGAAGCTTTGCAAAAGTTGGAGAATGAAGTGCtaagtggagcaacaactttgGCAGAAAAGGTGCAAATGcggatgaataataaaatatttactgtTGGTGGGTCACCACGGTTTGAGGTTTATAGCATTGATTTTGGTTGGGGGAGGCCCAAGAAGGTGGATGTGACTTCTATAGGCCCAACCGGAGGATTTTTCATTTCTGAAAGTAGGAATGACAGTGGAGGAATTGAGATTACTTTGGTGTTATACAAACAAGAAATGGAATCATTCATGACTCATTTTGCTGAAGGACTTGAATCTCTTTGA
- the LOC100785084 gene encoding phenolic glucoside malonyltransferase 1: protein MIDHTNSYKVEVLRAMEQPTSVKVLEFCSLAPPQKTTTTNPTTPTSLPLTFFDLLWLRSPPVERLFFYEFPNQTISFFDTILPNLKHSLSLTLQHFLLLAGTITWPLDSPHPIINYVPGNVVSLTIAESNNDFNVLCSNTCDASLRNPLIPHLNTSNEEASVMALQLTLFPNHGFCLGISTHHAAMDGKASTLFLKAWAYACSNNTNLTEQSLSSSLSLPQHLTPFYDRSMIKDTTGIGAMYLNSWLNIGGPNNRSMKVWDLGGANAVTNEAIRGSFELTPSNIQKLKQHAKSKLKENNAHVSTYSVTCAYVLQCLVKTEQPKANGVAFLFSVDCRARLEPPIPSTYFGNCIIGRRVMDETMKLLRDDAFINALEGINEAMKKLEDGVLNGAVTLSTMMQIARDNRILTTAGSPRFEVYSIDFGWGRPKKVDMTSIGKTGAFGVSESRNDTGGIEVSLVLNKQEMETFTAHFTQGLESL, encoded by the coding sequence ATGATTGATCATACCAATAGCTATAAGGTTGAAGTTCTTAGAGCCATGGAGCAACCAACTAGTGTGAAAGTTCTTGAATTTTGTTCATTGGCACCACCacagaaaacaacaacaaccaatCCCACCACTCCAACATCTTTGCCTCTCACATTCTTTGACCTACTATGGTTAAGAAGTCCCCCAGTTGAGCGTCTTTTCTTCTATGAATTCCCCAACCAAACCATTTCATTCTTTGACACCATTCTTCCAAATCTCAAACACTCTCTTTCCCTAACACTCCAACACTTTCTCCTTCTTGCTGGCACCATCACTTGGCCCCTTGACTCACCCCACCCCATCATCAACTATGTCCCTGGCAATGTTGTTTCCCTCACCATAGCTGAGTCCAACAATGATTTCAACGTGCTTTGTTCCAATACCTGTGATGCTTCTCTACGCAATCCCTTGATACCCCACTTGAACACTTCCAATGAAGAAGCTTCTGTGATGGCCCTCCAACTTACCCTCTTTCCAAACCATGGCTTTTGTCTTGGAATCTCCACACACCATGCTGCTATGGATGGAAAAGCCTCAACTTTGTTTCTCAAAGCATGGGCCTATGCTTGCTCCAATAATACTAACCTCACAGAACAatcattgtcatcatctttgtcattacCACAACATCTCACACCCTTCTATGATAGGTCAATGATAAAAGACACAACGGGAATTGGTGCAATGTATCTGAACAGTTGGTTGAACATTGGTGGACCGAACAATAGGAGCATGAAGGTGTGGGATCTTGGAGGTGCAAATGCAGTGACAAACGAAGCCATTAGAGGGTCGTTTGAATTAACCCCGTCTAATATCCAAAAGCTTAAGCAACATGCAAAATCCAAGCTCAAAGAGAATAATGCTCATGTGTCAACATATTCTGTTACGTGTGCTTATGTGTTGCAATGTTTGGTCAAAACAGAACAACCAAAGGCCAATGGAGTGGCCTTTTTGTTCAGTGTGGATTGCAGGGCTCGCTTGGAGCCACCAATTCCTTCCACATATTTTGGAAACTGCATTATTGGCCGTAGGGTTATGGATGAGACAATGAAGTTGTTGAGAGATGATGCTTTCATCAATGCTCTTGAGGGAATAAATGAAGCTATGAAAAAGTTGGAGGATGGAGTGTTGAATGGGGCAGTGACTTTGTCTACAATGATGCAAATTGCAAGGGATAATAGAATACTTACCACTGCTGGGTCGCCACGGTTTGAGGTTTATAGTATTGATTTTGGATGGGGAAGGCCTAAGAAGGTGGATATGACTTCTATAGGCAAAACAGGAGCATTTGGTGTTTCTGAAAGTAGGAATGACACGGGAGGAATTGAGGTTAGTTTGGTGCTGAACAAACAAGAAATGGAAACTTTCACGGCTCATTTTACCCAAGGACTTGAATCCTTATGA